Proteins co-encoded in one Astyanax mexicanus isolate ESR-SI-001 chromosome 1, AstMex3_surface, whole genome shotgun sequence genomic window:
- the LOC103042233 gene encoding tripartite motif-containing protein 16-like isoform X3: MAEASISVNQDQFSCSVCLDLLKDPVTTSCGHSYCMVCINGCWDQEDQRGVYSCPQCRETFTPRPVLRRNNMLAEVVEKLKKTEVRAASPAHCYAGAGDVECDFCTGSKLKAIKSCLVCVASLCETHLKPHLEIPALIKHKLVKASTRLQEKICSQHDKLIEIYCRTDQQFICYLCTMDEHMGHSTVAAVAERKEKQSQIKKIQNKFQQRIQEKQKKLQDVKQTVKNVKLSAELLEQLEQEITDLKRRNTELEQLSHTEDHIHFLQRFQSVSVSPGDKDSPSITVHHHHHHHLSFDGVRKSLSDLKERLEEFCRKEFSKISAQAAAAQTILPPEPKNRADFLHYFCRLTLDPNTVHQCVSLSENNRVVEISNKQSYSDHPERFDSYGQVLSKESVSGRCYWEVEWSSIIGCVYISVSYKGISRKGSGNECWFGGNNQSWSLQCFPSLSFWHNNTETEISAPPSSRIGVYVDHSAGTLSFYSVSDTMTLLHTVHTTFTQPLYAGVRVGGLFVGCNGFGGTVRLWDPE; this comes from the exons ATGGCAGAGGCcagtatttcagtaaatcaggatcagttcagctgttcagtctgtctggatctactgaaggatcctgTAACTACTTCTTGTGGACACAGTtactgtatggtgtgtattaatggctgctgggatcaggaggatcagagGGGGGTCTACAGCTGCCCCCAGTGCAGAGAGACGTTCACTCCGAGGCCTGTTCTACGCAGAAacaacatgctggctgaagtggtggagaaactgaagaagacagaagtccgagctgcttctcctgctcactgttacgctggagctggagatgtggagtgtgatttctgtaCTGGGAGCAAACTCAAAGCCATCAAGTCCTGTTTGGTGTGTGTAGCGTCTCTCTGTGAAACTCATCTTAAACCTCACCTGGAAATTCCAGCTTTAATCAAACACAAGCTGGTGAAAGCGTCCACACGACTACAGgagaagatctgctctcagcatgaTAAACTGATCGAGATCTACTGTCGCACTGATCAacagtttatctgttatttatgtaCGATGGATGAACACATGGGTCACAGTACAGTTGCAGCTGTAGCAGAAAGGAAAGAGAAGCAG AGTCAGATAAAGAAGATACAGAATAAATTCCAGCAGAGAATCCAGGAGAAACAGAAGAAGCTGCAGGACGTGAAACAGACTGTGAAAAATGTTAAA CTCTCTGCAGAACTcctggagcagctggagcaggagatcactgatctaaagaggagaaacactgagctggagcagctttcacacacagaaGATCACATCCACTTCCTCCAG AGATTCCAGTCTGTGAGTGTCTCTCCTGGAGATAAAGATTCACCCAGCATCActgtccatcatcatcatcatcatcatctctcatTTGATGGAGTGAGGAAATCTCTCTCTGATTTGAAAGAGCGACTGGAGGAATTCTGCAGGAAGGAGTTCAGTAAAATCTCTGCACAGG CTGCAGCAGCTCAAACCATTTTACCCCCAGAACCAAAAAACAGAGCAGACTTTCTACact atttctgtCGACTGactctggatccaaacacagtacACCAGTGTGTCAGTCTGTCTGAGAACAACAGAGTGGTGGAGATCAGTAATAAACAGAGTTactctgatcatccagagagatttgacaGTTATGGTCAGGTGTTGAGTAaggagagtgtgagtggacgctgttattgggaggttgagtggagcaGTATAATAGGATGTGTGTACATATCAGTATCATATAAAGGGATCAGCAGAAAAGGATCGGGTAATGAATGCTGGTTTGGAGGCAATAATCAGTCCTGGAGTCTGCAgtgttttccctctctctctttctggcacAACAACACTGAGACTGAGATCTCAGCTCCTCCATCctccagaataggagtgtatgtggatcacagtgcaggaactctgtccttctacagcgtctctgatacaatgaccctcctacacacagtccacaccacattcactcagccgctctacgctggAGTCAGGGTTGGTGGTCTGTTTGTA